Proteins encoded by one window of Pelmatolapia mariae isolate MD_Pm_ZW linkage group LG14, Pm_UMD_F_2, whole genome shotgun sequence:
- the LOC134641490 gene encoding estrogen-related receptor gamma-like isoform X2 produces MELKDFCVTGEYDLLSPQRILDSSSLSSSSPRDEPQSPPSFLHSSPIGPAFPLEATPTLSPSHAEFFLHSPASSSSSSSSSSPYSLLCRAAEPDSPTGCSSSGGSSALVSEASLCFSVSDSFSAQVDSILRGDYMTSMGAVGPKRLCLVCGDFASGYHYGVASCEACKAFFKRTIQGNIEYSCPVMNECEITKRRRKACQACRFQKCLQAGMMREGVRLDRVRGGRQKYKRRVETGLSLCTKAPYSHPSSSRNKVISHLLLTEPAPLAANQDDSTNDSSLRILLILCDLLNRELLVLIGWAKQIPGFSGLSLVDQMSLLQSGWMEALLVGVAWRSQGAGGDELVFAGNLRLDEAQCRATGLADLYEALRHLMAKYRAMKLSPEEVVTLKAMALANSDADPVDCPDSVQRFQDGLHEALQDYESSRREQHRAGRLLMTLPLLRQTADRAVQAFLRLHRHRHVPIHKLLLEMLDAKA; encoded by the exons ATGGAGCTGAAGGACTTCTGCGTGACGGGCGAATACGACCTGCTCAGCCCGCAGCG CATCCTGgactcctcttctctctcctcctcctcccccagaGATGAACCTCAATCTCCACCCTCCTTCCTCCACTCCTCCCCCATTGGTCCTGCCTTTCCTCTGGAAGCCACTCCCACTCTCAGCCCTTCACATGCAGAATTCTTCCTCCACAGCCcggcttcttcctcctcctcatcctcctcctcctcaccgtACAGTCTCCTGTGCCGAGCAGCGGAGCCCGACTCCCCGACAGGATGTAGTTCCAGCGGTGGAAGTAGCGCCTTGGTGTCGGAAGCGTCGCTGTGTTTTTCTGTATCGGACTCGTTTTCAGCGCAG GTCGACTCGATCCTGAGGGGCGACTACATGACCTCGATGGGGGCCGTGGGGCCCAAAAGGCTGTGTCTGGTGTGCGGAGACTTCGCCTCCGGGTATCACTACGGCGTGGCGTCCTGCGAGGCCTGCAAGGCTTTCTTCAAGAGGACCATCCAAG GTAACATCGAGTACAGCTGCCCGGTGATGAACGAGTGCGAGATCACGAAGCGGAGGAGGAAAGCCTGTCAGGCCTGCCGCTTCCAGAAATGTCTGCAGGCTGGGATGATGAGGGAGG GTGTCCGTCTGGACCGCGTCAGAGGGGGGCGCCAGAAGTACAAGAGGCGGGTGGAGACGGGACTGAGTTTATGCACCAAAGCCCCGTACAGCCACCCGAGCAGCAGCA GGAACAAGGTCATTTCCCACCTGCTGCTGACAGAGCCCGCCCCTTTAGCTGCCAATCAGGACGATTCGACCAATGACAGCAGCTTGCGGATCCTGCTGATCCTGTGTGACCTCCTGAACCGGGAGCTGCTGGTTCTGATTGGCTGGGCAAAACAGATTCCAG GCTTCTCCGGACTCTCATTGGTCGATCAGATGTCGCTTCTGCAGAGCGGCTGGATGGAGGCGCTGCTGGTGGGTGTGGCCTGGCGCTCCCAGGGCGCAGGGGGGGACGAGCTCGTGTTTGCCGGGAATCTGCGTCTGGACGAAGCTCAGTGTCGGGCCACGGGATTGGCTGACCTGTACGAGGCGCTGCGTCACCTGATGGCGAAATACAGAGCGATGAAGCTGAGCCCTGAGGAGGTGGTGACCCTGAAGGCCATGGCGCTTGCCAACTCTG ACGCCGACCCGGTGGACTGCCCGGACTCGGTGCAGAGGTTTCAGGACGGGCTCCACGAGGCGCTGCAGGACTACGAGTCGTCCCGCCGGGAGCAGCACCGAGCAGGACGGCTGCTCATGACTCTCCCCTTGCTACGACAGACCGCCGACCGAGCCGTGCAGGCTTTCCTGCGGCTGCACCGCCACCGCCACGTCCCCATCCACAAACTGCTGCTGGAGATGCTCGACGCCAAGGCCTGA
- the LOC134641490 gene encoding estrogen-related receptor gamma-like isoform X1, with translation MELKDFCVTGEYDLLSPQRILDSSSLSSSSPRDEPQSPPSFLHSSPIGPAFPLEATPTLSPSHAEFFLHSPASSSSSSSSSSPYSLLCRAAEPDSPTGCSSSGGSSALVSEASLCFSVSDSFSAQVDSILRGDYMTSMGAVGPKRLCLVCGDFASGYHYGVASCEACKAFFKRTIQGNIEYSCPVMNECEITKRRRKACQACRFQKCLQAGMMREGVRLDRVRGGRQKYKRRVETGLSLCTKAPYSHPSSSSEFTLAPSEGFQVKLLAHAERHLSSTSCLLGNKVISHLLLTEPAPLAANQDDSTNDSSLRILLILCDLLNRELLVLIGWAKQIPGFSGLSLVDQMSLLQSGWMEALLVGVAWRSQGAGGDELVFAGNLRLDEAQCRATGLADLYEALRHLMAKYRAMKLSPEEVVTLKAMALANSDADPVDCPDSVQRFQDGLHEALQDYESSRREQHRAGRLLMTLPLLRQTADRAVQAFLRLHRHRHVPIHKLLLEMLDAKA, from the exons ATGGAGCTGAAGGACTTCTGCGTGACGGGCGAATACGACCTGCTCAGCCCGCAGCG CATCCTGgactcctcttctctctcctcctcctcccccagaGATGAACCTCAATCTCCACCCTCCTTCCTCCACTCCTCCCCCATTGGTCCTGCCTTTCCTCTGGAAGCCACTCCCACTCTCAGCCCTTCACATGCAGAATTCTTCCTCCACAGCCcggcttcttcctcctcctcatcctcctcctcctcaccgtACAGTCTCCTGTGCCGAGCAGCGGAGCCCGACTCCCCGACAGGATGTAGTTCCAGCGGTGGAAGTAGCGCCTTGGTGTCGGAAGCGTCGCTGTGTTTTTCTGTATCGGACTCGTTTTCAGCGCAG GTCGACTCGATCCTGAGGGGCGACTACATGACCTCGATGGGGGCCGTGGGGCCCAAAAGGCTGTGTCTGGTGTGCGGAGACTTCGCCTCCGGGTATCACTACGGCGTGGCGTCCTGCGAGGCCTGCAAGGCTTTCTTCAAGAGGACCATCCAAG GTAACATCGAGTACAGCTGCCCGGTGATGAACGAGTGCGAGATCACGAAGCGGAGGAGGAAAGCCTGTCAGGCCTGCCGCTTCCAGAAATGTCTGCAGGCTGGGATGATGAGGGAGG GTGTCCGTCTGGACCGCGTCAGAGGGGGGCGCCAGAAGTACAAGAGGCGGGTGGAGACGGGACTGAGTTTATGCACCAAAGCCCCGTACAGCCACCCGAGCAGCAGCAGTGAGTTCACCCTCGCTCCCTCTGAAGGCTTTCAGGTCAAACTCCTCGCCCACGCCGAGCGCCATTTATCATCCACTTCCTGTCTTTTAGGGAACAAGGTCATTTCCCACCTGCTGCTGACAGAGCCCGCCCCTTTAGCTGCCAATCAGGACGATTCGACCAATGACAGCAGCTTGCGGATCCTGCTGATCCTGTGTGACCTCCTGAACCGGGAGCTGCTGGTTCTGATTGGCTGGGCAAAACAGATTCCAG GCTTCTCCGGACTCTCATTGGTCGATCAGATGTCGCTTCTGCAGAGCGGCTGGATGGAGGCGCTGCTGGTGGGTGTGGCCTGGCGCTCCCAGGGCGCAGGGGGGGACGAGCTCGTGTTTGCCGGGAATCTGCGTCTGGACGAAGCTCAGTGTCGGGCCACGGGATTGGCTGACCTGTACGAGGCGCTGCGTCACCTGATGGCGAAATACAGAGCGATGAAGCTGAGCCCTGAGGAGGTGGTGACCCTGAAGGCCATGGCGCTTGCCAACTCTG ACGCCGACCCGGTGGACTGCCCGGACTCGGTGCAGAGGTTTCAGGACGGGCTCCACGAGGCGCTGCAGGACTACGAGTCGTCCCGCCGGGAGCAGCACCGAGCAGGACGGCTGCTCATGACTCTCCCCTTGCTACGACAGACCGCCGACCGAGCCGTGCAGGCTTTCCTGCGGCTGCACCGCCACCGCCACGTCCCCATCCACAAACTGCTGCTGGAGATGCTCGACGCCAAGGCCTGA